From a single Alloactinosynnema sp. L-07 genomic region:
- a CDS encoding lysine N(6)-hydroxylase/L-ornithine N(5)-oxygenase family protein — translation MQGEGTPVHDIVGVGFGPSNLSLAIAVAEANTSGARPVTAHFLERQPKFGWHRGMLIDDATMQVSFLKDLVTLRNPVSEFSFLSYLHSRGRLIDFVNHKTLFPLRVEFHDYFEWCAAKVDDQVSYGQEVAAVNPVTIDGKVEYFDVVSRPTAGGDPRTVRARNLVLATGLRPNLPDGVRASDRVWHNSTLMRDIDTLDRESASRFVVIGAGQSAAEVTALLHTRFPNAEVCSVFSRFGYSPADDSAFANRVFDPAAVDEFYLAPEDVKRKIMGYHANTNYSVVDIELIDDLYRRVYQEKVTGHQRLRMFNVSRPTEITDHGDGVRVTVESMTTGERTVLDSDVVVYATGYRGDDSLALLGDLAADCVRDEHGRLSMTRDYRVRAAPDVRAGIYLQGGATEHSHGITSSLLSNNAVRSGEILQSILRAHQPEVRMAELALSGPGAV, via the coding sequence ATGCAGGGCGAGGGCACACCGGTCCATGACATCGTCGGCGTCGGCTTCGGGCCGTCCAACCTGAGTCTGGCCATCGCGGTCGCCGAGGCGAACACCTCCGGCGCGCGACCGGTGACCGCGCACTTCCTGGAACGCCAACCCAAATTCGGCTGGCACCGGGGCATGCTCATCGACGACGCCACGATGCAGGTCTCGTTCCTCAAGGACCTGGTGACGCTGCGCAACCCGGTGAGCGAGTTCAGCTTCCTGTCCTATCTGCACAGTCGCGGCCGGTTGATCGACTTCGTCAACCACAAGACGCTTTTCCCGCTGCGCGTGGAGTTCCACGACTACTTCGAGTGGTGTGCGGCCAAAGTGGACGATCAGGTCAGCTACGGCCAAGAGGTCGCGGCGGTCAACCCGGTCACGATCGATGGCAAGGTCGAGTACTTCGACGTCGTCTCCCGGCCGACCGCGGGCGGCGACCCGCGGACGGTGCGCGCGCGCAACCTGGTCCTCGCCACCGGCCTGCGGCCGAACCTGCCCGACGGTGTGCGCGCTAGTGACCGTGTGTGGCACAACAGCACGCTGATGCGCGACATCGACACCCTCGATCGGGAGTCCGCGTCACGTTTCGTGGTGATCGGGGCGGGCCAGAGCGCGGCCGAGGTGACCGCGCTGCTGCACACCCGCTTCCCCAACGCTGAGGTGTGCTCGGTGTTCTCCCGCTTCGGCTACAGCCCCGCCGACGACAGCGCCTTCGCCAACCGCGTGTTCGACCCGGCCGCGGTGGACGAGTTCTATCTCGCTCCCGAGGACGTCAAGCGCAAGATCATGGGCTACCACGCCAACACGAACTACTCGGTGGTCGACATCGAGCTGATCGACGACCTCTACCGGCGCGTGTACCAGGAGAAGGTCACCGGCCACCAGCGGCTGCGCATGTTCAACGTCTCCCGGCCAACCGAGATCACTGATCACGGCGACGGCGTGCGGGTGACGGTGGAATCGATGACCACCGGCGAGCGCACCGTCCTGGACAGCGACGTCGTCGTCTACGCCACCGGCTACCGCGGCGACGACTCGCTGGCCCTGCTCGGCGACCTGGCCGCCGACTGCGTCCGCGACGAACACGGCCGCCTGAGCATGACCCGCGACTACCGGGTGCGCGCCGCGCCCGACGTGCGCGCCGGGATCTACCTGCAGGGTGGGGCCACCGAGCACTCGCACGGCATCACCTCGTCGCTGCTGTCCAACAACGCCGTGCGGTCCGGCGAGATCCTGCAATCGATCCTGCGGGCGCACCAGCCGGAGGTCAGGATGGCCGAACTCGCCCTGAGCGGACCCGGCGCGGTGTAG
- a CDS encoding methionyl-tRNA formyltransferase, translated as MRVVMFGYQTWGHRTLRALLDSEHEVALVVTHPKSDHAYERIWSDSVADLAADHGVEVMLRNRPDEDVMARLQALEPDLIVANNWRTYIPPKIFTLPRHGTLNVHDSLLPAYAGFSPLIWALINGEKEVGLTAHMMDDELDAGAIVLQRAIPVGDRDTTTDLFHKTIDLIAPVVAECLDQIATGTAVLTPQDRTKATFFHKRAIEDSLIDWTWSAEELDRLVRALSDPYPNAFTFHNGRRLRILRASVSRANYGGTPGRVFIREGDGVAIVAGPEARRGQGKALVIERIRLDDGTELSATDYFRTMGGYLR; from the coding sequence ATGCGGGTCGTCATGTTCGGGTACCAGACCTGGGGCCACCGGACGCTGCGGGCGTTGCTGGACTCGGAGCACGAGGTCGCCCTGGTGGTGACCCATCCGAAGTCCGACCACGCCTATGAGCGCATCTGGTCTGACTCGGTGGCCGATCTGGCCGCCGACCACGGCGTCGAGGTCATGCTGCGCAACCGCCCCGACGAGGACGTGATGGCCCGTCTGCAGGCGTTGGAGCCCGACCTCATCGTGGCGAACAACTGGCGCACGTACATCCCGCCGAAGATCTTCACCCTGCCCCGGCACGGCACGCTCAACGTGCACGACTCGCTGCTGCCCGCCTACGCGGGCTTCTCCCCGTTGATCTGGGCCCTCATCAACGGCGAGAAGGAGGTGGGCCTGACCGCCCACATGATGGACGACGAACTCGACGCCGGGGCGATCGTCCTGCAGCGCGCGATCCCGGTCGGCGATCGGGACACCACGACCGACCTGTTCCACAAGACGATCGACCTGATCGCCCCCGTGGTCGCCGAGTGTCTGGACCAGATCGCCACCGGGACCGCGGTCCTCACCCCGCAGGACCGGACAAAGGCGACGTTCTTCCACAAGCGGGCGATCGAGGACAGCCTCATCGACTGGACGTGGTCGGCCGAGGAACTCGACCGCCTGGTCCGCGCCCTGTCCGACCCGTACCCCAACGCCTTCACCTTCCACAACGGCAGGCGCCTGCGGATCCTGCGAGCCTCGGTGTCCCGCGCGAACTACGGCGGCACCCCCGGCCGCGTCTTCATCCGCGAGGGCGACGGTGTGGCGATCGTCGCGGGCCCGGAAGCGCGTCGGGGCCAAGGCAAGGCACTGGTGATCGAGCGCATTCGCCTCGACGACGGCACCGAGCTGTCGGCCACGGACTACTTCCGCACGATGGGCGGCTACTTGCGCTGA
- a CDS encoding RNA polymerase sigma factor → MTERVHDPDDRVLWSRAASGDESAFGTLFDRHAKAVYNHCFRLTASWAAAEEHLQNTFLMAWRKRDSVVLENESARPWLLAVATNEVRNWRRTLARRVRLFDKLQPDPPIPDHADQVADRVDDQRRMADLLAAVNKLPRNEREALALCVWSEVSYAEAAAVLGIAEGSVRARVSKARSRLTRLVANAQPLTVAISEER, encoded by the coding sequence ATGACCGAGCGGGTCCATGACCCAGATGACCGCGTCCTGTGGTCACGAGCGGCGTCCGGGGACGAGTCGGCCTTCGGCACACTGTTCGACCGCCACGCGAAAGCGGTCTACAACCACTGCTTCCGACTCACCGCGTCGTGGGCGGCGGCGGAGGAACACCTGCAGAACACGTTTCTCATGGCCTGGCGCAAACGCGACAGCGTGGTGTTGGAGAACGAGTCCGCCCGGCCGTGGCTGCTGGCGGTGGCGACCAACGAGGTGCGGAACTGGCGGCGGACGTTGGCCCGGCGGGTCCGGCTGTTCGACAAGCTCCAGCCCGACCCGCCGATCCCGGACCACGCCGACCAGGTCGCCGACCGCGTCGACGACCAACGGCGGATGGCCGACCTGCTGGCGGCGGTGAACAAGCTGCCCCGCAACGAACGCGAAGCCCTCGCCCTGTGCGTGTGGTCGGAGGTCTCCTACGCCGAGGCCGCCGCCGTCCTTGGCATCGCCGAAGGCAGCGTCCGGGCCAGGGTCAGCAAGGCCAGATCCCGGCTGACCCGCCTGGTCGCCAACGCCCAGCCACTCACCGTCGCCATCTCGGAGGAACGATGA
- a CDS encoding RNA-binding S4 domain-containing protein has protein sequence MESTRVDRWLWAVRLTKTRPDAAAACRGGHVRVNDRPAKPATVVVPGDEVRARVGDTTRILEVVRVIQKRVGAADAATCFIDRTPPPPPVAAAPVARRDRGAGRPTKRERRVLDRFRTGQP, from the coding sequence GTGGAGTCCACTCGTGTTGATCGCTGGCTTTGGGCGGTCCGGCTGACCAAGACCCGCCCCGACGCCGCCGCTGCCTGTCGCGGCGGCCATGTCCGGGTCAACGACCGTCCCGCCAAACCCGCGACGGTCGTGGTACCTGGGGACGAGGTGCGGGCCAGGGTGGGCGACACGACCCGAATCCTCGAGGTCGTGCGCGTGATCCAGAAACGGGTCGGCGCGGCCGACGCCGCCACCTGTTTCATCGACCGCACGCCACCGCCGCCGCCGGTGGCCGCCGCCCCCGTGGCCCGCCGGGACCGGGGCGCGGGCCGACCGACGAAGCGGGAGCGGCGGGTGTTGGACCGGTTCCGCACCGGCCAGCCCTGA
- a CDS encoding PEP/pyruvate-binding domain-containing protein — MIVTLPLDAAGADLDTVGGKGASLATLARAGLPVPPGIHITTDAYRVFVASGLDDDLRDALTRDNAAERIAALFAAQDIPPSVAQAIRDAVPTGPVAVRSSATAEDLPELSFAGQHDSFLNVCGAEAVLDAVKRCWASLWTERAIGYRAHHGIDAEDVAIAVVVQELVPADAAGVLFTANPLTGARDEQVVNAAWGLGEAVVGGQVTPDTYVVGDGHVISREIADKTVMTVGTDTGTGERPVPDDRRRTPVLDDTQAVELAVLGARIEELYGTPMDVEWALRDGRFSILQARPITTLRPAGVEWNDTLGGDYLWTCVNLGEAVPSVMTPATWSLVKILSSAAVGPYRITGNIGGRFYLNLSVSTAAAAAVGMGAAVRKQSEQTLGRIPEDVEIPPLPMSRLAVIRAAIPFAKEAVAYRRKLPQLVADTPIRCRDLREDIAAAADPRALAELWRSDLDSLLHETCRVLDTGARGAGPVKLERALRDLVGDADATTLMTGLHADGDELASLGPLLGLARLRAGKLDRAGYAATWGHRCPDEFEIAEPRPAEDPAWIDRLIDTVGELDPRALLDRQAAARDAAWQRLVERHPGKAKRVRRQLDRAAEVARARERARSEMVRAFWVLRAFVLRAGDLTGHGADLFFLPIDQIVAVLDGDESPLATVPAQRAAYDRYRALPPYPTLIRGRFDPEAWAADPDRRSDLFDATADHKPLGEAITGFPGAVGVVDGTARVVSTVDEAAALRPGEILVTTVTNVGWTPLFPRAAAIVTDVGAPLSHAAIVARELGIPAVVGCGNATTRLSTGDRVRVDGAKGTVTLVVDD, encoded by the coding sequence ATGATCGTGACACTGCCGCTGGACGCCGCCGGAGCCGATCTCGACACCGTCGGAGGCAAAGGAGCGTCGCTCGCCACGCTCGCGCGGGCCGGGCTGCCCGTGCCGCCGGGCATCCACATCACCACCGACGCCTACCGCGTGTTCGTGGCCAGTGGACTCGATGACGACCTTCGCGACGCGCTGACCAGGGACAACGCGGCCGAACGGATCGCGGCGCTGTTCGCGGCGCAGGACATCCCGCCCTCGGTGGCCCAGGCGATCCGGGACGCGGTGCCCACCGGGCCGGTCGCGGTGCGGTCGTCGGCGACCGCCGAGGACCTGCCCGAGCTGTCTTTCGCGGGCCAGCACGACTCGTTCCTCAACGTCTGCGGGGCCGAGGCCGTGCTCGACGCGGTCAAACGGTGTTGGGCCTCCCTGTGGACCGAGCGAGCCATCGGCTACCGCGCCCACCACGGGATCGACGCCGAGGACGTGGCCATCGCCGTCGTCGTGCAGGAGCTGGTTCCGGCCGACGCCGCGGGCGTGCTGTTCACCGCGAACCCGCTGACGGGCGCCCGCGACGAGCAGGTGGTCAACGCCGCGTGGGGGCTCGGGGAGGCAGTCGTCGGCGGGCAGGTCACCCCGGACACCTATGTCGTCGGCGACGGCCACGTGATCAGCCGCGAGATCGCCGACAAGACCGTCATGACGGTCGGCACCGACACCGGGACCGGGGAACGTCCGGTGCCCGACGATCGACGCCGCACCCCGGTGCTCGACGACACGCAAGCCGTCGAGTTGGCCGTCCTCGGCGCGCGGATCGAGGAGCTCTACGGCACGCCGATGGACGTCGAGTGGGCGCTGCGCGACGGCCGGTTCAGCATCCTGCAGGCCCGCCCGATCACCACGCTGCGGCCCGCCGGGGTCGAGTGGAACGACACCCTCGGCGGCGACTACCTGTGGACCTGCGTCAATCTCGGCGAGGCCGTCCCCAGCGTGATGACGCCCGCGACGTGGTCACTGGTCAAGATCCTGTCCTCGGCCGCCGTCGGCCCCTACCGCATCACCGGCAACATCGGCGGCCGCTTCTATCTCAACCTCAGCGTCTCCACCGCCGCCGCGGCCGCCGTGGGGATGGGCGCCGCCGTCCGCAAACAGAGTGAGCAGACCCTCGGCCGCATCCCCGAGGACGTGGAGATTCCGCCGCTGCCGATGTCGCGGCTCGCGGTGATCCGCGCGGCCATCCCGTTCGCCAAGGAAGCCGTCGCCTATCGCCGCAAGCTGCCGCAGCTGGTGGCCGATACCCCGATCCGCTGCCGGGACCTGCGCGAAGACATCGCCGCCGCGGCCGACCCACGCGCCTTGGCCGAGCTGTGGCGCTCCGACCTGGACTCCCTGCTGCACGAGACCTGCCGGGTCCTGGACACGGGCGCGCGCGGCGCCGGGCCGGTCAAACTGGAGCGGGCCCTGCGCGACCTCGTCGGCGACGCCGACGCCACCACTCTCATGACCGGCCTGCACGCCGACGGTGACGAGTTGGCCAGCCTCGGCCCGCTGCTCGGTCTCGCCCGGCTGCGCGCGGGCAAGCTCGACCGCGCTGGCTATGCCGCGACCTGGGGACATCGTTGCCCCGACGAGTTCGAGATCGCCGAACCGCGCCCCGCCGAGGACCCGGCCTGGATCGACCGGCTCATCGACACCGTGGGTGAGCTCGACCCGCGCGCGCTGCTCGACCGGCAGGCCGCCGCCCGTGACGCCGCGTGGCAGCGGCTGGTCGAGCGGCACCCCGGCAAGGCCAAGCGGGTGCGCAGGCAGCTCGACCGGGCCGCCGAGGTGGCGCGGGCCAGGGAGCGGGCGCGGTCGGAGATGGTCCGCGCGTTCTGGGTGCTGCGGGCGTTCGTGCTGCGCGCGGGCGACCTGACCGGCCACGGGGCCGACCTGTTCTTCCTGCCCATCGACCAGATCGTCGCGGTTCTCGATGGGGACGAGTCCCCGCTCGCGACCGTTCCGGCGCAACGGGCCGCTTACGACCGGTATCGCGCGCTGCCGCCGTATCCGACCCTGATTCGCGGCCGGTTCGACCCGGAGGCGTGGGCCGCCGACCCGGACCGCCGGTCCGACCTGTTCGACGCCACCGCCGACCACAAGCCCCTTGGTGAGGCGATCACCGGCTTCCCCGGCGCGGTCGGCGTCGTCGACGGCACCGCCCGCGTGGTGTCCACTGTGGACGAAGCGGCGGCGCTGCGGCCGGGCGAGATCCTGGTGACCACGGTGACCAACGTCGGCTGGACCCCGCTGTTCCCGCGTGCGGCGGCGATCGTCACCGATGTGGGCGCGCCGCTGTCGCACGCCGCGATCGTCGCCCGCGAACTCGGCATCCCGGCGGTGGTCGGCTGCGGCAACGCCACCACGCGACTGTCCACCGGGGACCGGGTGCGCGTGGACGGCGCGAAGGGAACCGTCACACTGGTGGTCGATGACTGA
- a CDS encoding cation acetate symporter produces the protein MTLAAQVAGNNPVLNMAIFGLFVAITLVVVFRASRNTKTAADYYAGGRSFTGPQNGVAISGDYLSAASFLGIAGAIALNGYDGFLYSIGFLVAWLVALLLVAELLRNTGKYTMGDVLAFRMRQRPVRAAAATSTLVVSFFYLLAQMAGAGGLVALLLGITSKTGQAVVITLVGVIMIVYVLVGGMKGTTWVQIIKAALLITGALAMSLWVLAKFGFNLSAVLGGAVESAGTEAVLNPGAQYGKTETSKLDFVSLGLALVLGTAGLPHILMRFYTVPNAKEARRSVVWAIWLIGIFYLFTLVLGYGAGALVGPDAIKAAPGKANSAAPLLAEALGGPVLLGLIAAVAFATILAVVAGLTITASASFAHDIYANIIKKGKVDDKAQEIRVARITAVVIGAVAIVGGIVANGQNIAFLVALAFAVAASANLPTIVYSLFWKRFNTSGALWSIYGGLISSIVLIVFSPAVSGKPATAATQSMIKGVDFHWFPLENPGLVSIPLAFFLGWFGTVISKRGDAAKYAEMEVRALTGAHAEKATAH, from the coding sequence ATGACGCTGGCCGCGCAGGTGGCGGGCAACAACCCCGTCCTCAACATGGCGATCTTCGGCCTGTTCGTCGCGATCACGCTGGTCGTGGTGTTCCGGGCCAGCCGCAACACCAAGACCGCCGCCGACTACTACGCGGGCGGCCGCTCCTTCACCGGCCCGCAGAACGGCGTCGCCATCTCCGGTGACTACCTGTCGGCCGCGTCGTTCCTCGGCATCGCCGGTGCCATCGCCCTCAACGGCTATGACGGCTTCCTCTACTCCATCGGGTTCCTCGTCGCCTGGCTCGTCGCGCTGCTGCTCGTCGCGGAACTGCTGCGCAACACCGGTAAGTACACGATGGGTGACGTGCTCGCCTTCCGGATGCGCCAGCGCCCGGTGCGGGCCGCCGCCGCGACGTCCACTTTGGTCGTCTCGTTCTTCTACCTGCTGGCCCAGATGGCCGGTGCGGGCGGGCTCGTCGCCCTGCTGCTGGGCATCACCAGCAAGACCGGGCAGGCCGTGGTCATCACCCTCGTCGGCGTGATCATGATCGTGTATGTGCTGGTCGGTGGTATGAAGGGCACCACGTGGGTGCAGATCATCAAGGCCGCGCTGCTCATCACCGGCGCGCTCGCCATGTCGCTGTGGGTGCTGGCGAAGTTCGGGTTCAACCTGTCCGCCGTCCTCGGCGGCGCGGTGGAGAGCGCGGGCACCGAGGCCGTGCTCAACCCGGGTGCCCAGTACGGCAAGACCGAGACCAGCAAGCTCGACTTCGTCTCCCTTGGCCTGGCGCTGGTGCTGGGCACCGCGGGCCTGCCGCACATCCTGATGCGCTTCTACACCGTGCCCAACGCCAAGGAAGCGCGCCGCTCGGTGGTGTGGGCGATCTGGCTGATCGGCATCTTCTACCTGTTCACCCTGGTCCTGGGCTACGGCGCGGGCGCGCTCGTCGGCCCCGACGCCATCAAGGCCGCTCCCGGCAAGGCGAACTCGGCGGCGCCGCTGCTGGCCGAGGCACTGGGCGGGCCGGTCCTGCTGGGCCTGATCGCCGCGGTCGCCTTCGCCACCATCCTGGCCGTGGTCGCGGGCCTGACGATCACCGCGTCGGCGTCGTTCGCCCACGACATCTACGCCAACATCATCAAGAAGGGCAAGGTAGACGACAAGGCCCAGGAAATCCGCGTCGCCCGGATCACCGCGGTGGTGATCGGCGCGGTCGCCATCGTCGGCGGAATCGTCGCGAATGGACAGAATATCGCGTTCCTGGTGGCGCTGGCCTTCGCGGTCGCGGCCTCGGCGAACCTGCCGACCATCGTGTACTCGCTGTTCTGGAAGCGGTTCAACACCTCCGGCGCCCTGTGGAGCATCTACGGCGGTCTGATCTCCAGCATCGTGCTGATCGTGTTCTCGCCCGCGGTGTCGGGCAAGCCCGCGACGGCGGCCACCCAGTCGATGATCAAGGGTGTCGACTTCCACTGGTTCCCGCTGGAGAACCCAGGCCTGGTGTCGATCCCGCTGGCCTTCTTCCTCGGCTGGTTCGGCACCGTGATCTCCAAGCGCGGCGACGCGGCCAAGTACGCGGAGATGGAGGTCCGCGCGCTGACCGGTGCCCACGCCGAGAAGGCGACGGCGCACTAG
- a CDS encoding DUF485 domain-containing protein: MTVTEPEVRPPDQHPAWTEIQASPEFVSLRRRLRRFVFPMTALFFVWYMAYVLLADYAHGFMSTKLWGNINVGLVLGLLQFVTTFGITALYVRHATKHLDPAAEKIRHEIEGDLS; encoded by the coding sequence ATGACAGTCACCGAACCCGAGGTCCGCCCGCCGGACCAGCACCCGGCCTGGACCGAGATCCAAGCCAGCCCGGAGTTCGTGTCATTGCGCAGGCGCCTGCGTCGGTTCGTCTTCCCGATGACCGCGCTGTTCTTCGTCTGGTACATGGCTTACGTGCTGCTGGCCGACTACGCGCACGGCTTCATGTCGACCAAGCTGTGGGGCAACATCAACGTCGGCCTCGTGCTGGGCCTGCTGCAGTTCGTCACCACCTTCGGGATCACCGCGCTGTATGTGCGGCACGCGACCAAACACCTCGACCCCGCCGCGGAGAAGATCCGCCACGAGATCGAGGGAGACCTGTCATGA